The genomic window GCGGTTCCGCCGTCCGACTCCACGCCACCAACCGCCGACGGGCCGCGTCGTCCCCAAACCGGCCTTCCCCTGCCATCGCCCGTTGCCGCACCCTCAGGGGAACCTCCATCCCTTCCGCCATCGCCATCACCCGTTCCCGAAGCGACTCCAGAGCCCAAGTTCCCACCAACAATGCCGTCCCGCCCGCCACCGCGGCTTCCCGGCTCTCAAGGAGGGCCCCCAACGCAGACGCCACGTCGCGATCCGGACGCAGCCCGCGTTCACCGCTCCATTCCGCGAGTCGTTCCAACGTCGCCCCGTGCCGCACTCCAAGGTAGTTGGTCCCCACCATGAAACTCCGCGGCGCCAGCAGGACCGGCCACTGCGACACATCCCCACCCGTCGCCACCAACCCGGCAAGTTCCCCGATCCGATCCTCGTCGAGCGCCACCTCCCCGATCCGCCGCAACCGCTCCGCCGCGTACCGGGCCGCGTCCGCCCCGCCCGTGATCCGTGCAAAAACCAACCGCCGCTCAGCCACACCGCCGAAATCCAGTTCGTCCCGGTCCTGCACCGGACGCCAATGCCGTTCCATGGACCGCACCACCTGGGTCAGGGCGTACTCAATGGCCCCGTCCATCTCCCGATCGACGGCCCTCAGCGCCACTTCCACCGCCCGCACCGATGGCACCTGACCGAGAGCCACCACCGCTTCGAGGCGCACCCGCGGATGGGGATCGGTGACCAGCCGTTCCAGCCGCACCCACGGATCCCGCAATCGCGTCGCCCAGTGCCCCGTCACCCGCGCCGCATAAGCCCTCGCCTCCGGGGTCGCTGAAGCCGCCACGCGATCCAGGGCCCTGGTGTCCACCACCTCGAATCCTGCCCACACCCCCAGCACCTCGAACCACCCGTGGTCATCGAGCGTCTCCCCGTGCGGCCGTCCCCCGACCGGCGCCGCCAGCCACCGCGTCAACATCGACGTCACCTCCTCGACCCCGCGGCTTTCCAGCACGCGTCGGGCCATCTGCCTTTCCCACCGCTCCGACGAGGCCAACCGGTCCAGCAACGCGTCCGTCCCCATTCCGCTCAAGGGCTGCCACGCCACAGTCGGTCGTCCCCGCGCACTCACCCGCCAGATCCGGCCCCGCGTCCGGTCGCGGTCCGGATGACGCAGACTCGTCTGGTAATGCCCGATGACCGCGTTGTGCCAGTCGCACAGGTAAAGCGCGCCGTCCGGACCGAACCGCACATCAACGATCCGGAAAGCCGCGTTGGTGGTCTCGATCAGGGGCGGCAGCCGTTCCACCCGGAAACTCGATCCCTCCTCGAAAAACCGGAAGCGCTCGACCGAGTTGTGCAGGTATCCGCCGCTGATCACCTCGCCCTGGTTCGCCTCCGGCCAGTGGCTGTTCTCGACGACATCCGCCCCCCCAAACTTCCTTCCCCGGTTCCAGATCGGCGGGTGCAGCAGGAACCGGTCGGTATCGATCATCGCCGGGGTCAGGTGGTGGATGCCGTGCCCGTTCCCCGCGAAGATCAGCGGCTGCCCCCAGCGGTCGAACACCGTCCCAAACGGATTGTGCTGCCCCATCGCCCCGTTCCAAAAAGCCTCGAGCTTCACCCTCCGTGGCCAGTATCGCCACACCCCCGCCTGCCGAAGCTCCGCCACCCCCCACGGCGTCTCGACCCGCGAATTCACATGCAGCCCCTGCGAAAACATCAGTTCCCCGCTCGGCCCCCAGGCCAGCGAGTTGAGCGTCTGGTGCGAATCCCCCGTCCCGAACCCCCGCAGCACCACCCGCCGCGCGTCCGCCCGTCCGTCCCCGTTGGTGTCCTGAAAGTGCAGCAACTCCGTCGCCGCCCCCACGTACACGCCACCGTGGCCCCACTCCAGTCCGGTCGGAATTTGCAGGCCGCCTGCAAACACCGTGTGCCGGTCCGCCCGCCCGTCGCCGTCCGTGTCTTCCAACACCGTCACCCGGTCGTCCGCCGGCTCACCAGGCACCACCTGCGGATACGCCGTGCTTCCCACCAGCCACAGGCGCCCGTCCGGATCGAACCGCAGTTGAATCGGCTTCACCGCGCCCTCCCCCTCCGTCGCGAAAAGCGTCACCTCGAACCCGTCCAGCACCCGGAACGACGCCCGTTCCGCTTCGACATCCCCGGCCCCCGCCATCCCCACGCAACCCAGCCACACCCCGATCCCATATCCCCAGCCCCTCCCGATCGCTCTCGTCATCCTCTTCATCGCGCCTCCTCCCCCACCTGCGCCACCCTCGACGCCACTCGCGCCTCGGCTTCCATGATCAACGGACCGTACCGCGCCATCTCGATCGGGAACCAGCGCACCGTCGGATCCCGGTGATCCCGGCTGCTCGGCTGGTCCACCCGGTCCCCGCCCAGAAACGCCCAGTTCATCGGCCGCCAGGCATCGAACCACAACCCGTTCTTCGCCCGCACCGCCTCCCGCACCGCCCGGATGTCCTCCCGCTCCCAAAACGACGGCGCCCATGCCCGTTCAGCCCACGCCGCCTCCCCCATCGCCCCCACCCATGCCGCCGCCACCGCCTCATGCCCCGTCGCCGTCAATTCCCGACCATCCGTCGTCCATCCCTCGCCCGGTGCCCGACCCGCCCATGCTCCGAAAACATCCACCAACGCCAGCCCCCGCGCCGCCGCCAGATCCCGCGCCACGGCGGCATATCGACCCAACACGTCGTTGCGCGCCGCCAGGTCCGGCAGGGGCGGAGCCTTCACCTCGAACGGCACCGGCGTGACCACCACCGTCCGCGGCACCCGCGCCCGCACCTCGTCGAGCAACCGCCCGTAAGCCTCCCGAAATGCCACCCAGTCCCGCCCACTGTCCGTCGCCTCCATCGCCTCCATCGCCTCCATCGCTCCGAACTGCACCAATACCACCGTGGCCTCCACCGCCCGCAACTGCTCCAGCGTGTCCGGAAAGTTCACCTCGCGCGGCCGTGCAAACACCGTGTCCCCCTCCCACGCCAGGTTCCGGAACCGCACCCCCTTGCCCCCATGCGCCAGCGTCAGCAGCGTCTCCAGCGCCCCGTCCCGGTCCGCCGCCACCAGCGTCGCCCCACCCACCAGCGCCACCACATCGTGGCTTCGCAGCGGCAACGCCGCCTCCCCCGCCACGCCCGCCGCACCCAGCGCCGCCATCCACCCCGCCACCACTCGTAACACTCCAGGGAACACGCCGCTTCCCTTGCCAGACCCCAGCCCCCACCTCAAGCGGCATTACGCCACCCGATCCGCCCGATCCACCCGATCCGTCCGATCCGTCGTATCCGCCCGATCCGTCCCCCCCACCCGCCTCCAGACTCGACCTCCTCCCGGCCCGCGAGTATTCCCACCCCCACCACACACCCATGGATCCCGAAGCCCGCCTCCTCGAACTGCGCCTCGAACTGCCGCCCGCCCCCAGGCCGGTGGCCGTGTACAAACCCCTCGTCCTCGTCGGCAACCTCGCCTACGTCTCGGGCCACGGCCCCCTCCAACCCGACCGCTCCCTGATCACCGGTGTGGTCGGACGCGACCTCACCCTCGAGGAAGGCGCCGCCGCCGCCCGCCAGGTCGGCCTCGCCATCCTCGCCACCCTCCGCGACCAGCTCGGCTCCCTCAACCGCGTCCGCCGGGTCATCAAGCTCCTCGGCATGGTCAGCTCCGCACCCGACTTCTATGATCATCCCTCGGTGATCAACGGTTGCAGCGCACTCTTCGCCGAAATCTGGGGCCCCGAATCCGGTATCGGCTCCCGCAGCGCCGTCGGTCTCGGCCCGCTCCCCGGCAACATCGCCGTCGAAATCGAAGGCGTCTTCGAACTCACCTGACATGCCCTGGTTCGCCCCGGTCAACGCCGACGACCTCCCGTCCCCGGCCCTCCTCCTTCACGCCGACCGCATCGAGGACAACCTCGCCCTCATGATTGCCATGGCCGGCGGTCCCGACCGCCTTTGCCCGCACCTCAAGACCCACAAGATCCCCCAACTCGTCCGTCGCCAGATCGAACTCGGCATCCGCCGCTTCAAGTGCGCCACCATCGCCGAAGCGGAGATGGCCGCCGAGGCCGGCGCCCCCGACGTCCTCCTCGCCCAGCAACCCGTCGGCCCCAATGCCCGCCGCTTCGCCGCCCTGATCACCCACTTCCCCGCCACCC from Verrucomicrobiia bacterium includes these protein-coding regions:
- a CDS encoding c-type cytochrome, producing the protein MKRMTRAIGRGWGYGIGVWLGCVGMAGAGDVEAERASFRVLDGFEVTLFATEGEGAVKPIQLRFDPDGRLWLVGSTAYPQVVPGEPADDRVTVLEDTDGDGRADRHTVFAGGLQIPTGLEWGHGGVYVGAATELLHFQDTNGDGRADARRVVLRGFGTGDSHQTLNSLAWGPSGELMFSQGLHVNSRVETPWGVAELRQAGVWRYWPRRVKLEAFWNGAMGQHNPFGTVFDRWGQPLIFAGNGHGIHHLTPAMIDTDRFLLHPPIWNRGRKFGGADVVENSHWPEANQGEVISGGYLHNSVERFRFFEEGSSFRVERLPPLIETTNAAFRIVDVRFGPDGALYLCDWHNAVIGHYQTSLRHPDRDRTRGRIWRVSARGRPTVAWQPLSGMGTDALLDRLASSERWERQMARRVLESRGVEEVTSMLTRWLAAPVGGRPHGETLDDHGWFEVLGVWAGFEVVDTRALDRVAASATPEARAYAARVTGHWATRLRDPWVRLERLVTDPHPRVRLEAVVALGQVPSVRAVEVALRAVDREMDGAIEYALTQVVRSMERHWRPVQDRDELDFGGVAERRLVFARITGGADAARYAAERLRRIGEVALDEDRIGELAGLVATGGDVSQWPVLLAPRSFMVGTNYLGVRHGATLERLAEWSGERGLRPDRDVASALGALLESREAAVAGGTALLVGTWALESLRERVMAMAEGMEVPLRVRQRAMAGEGRFGDDAARRRLVAWSRTAEPREARVGAVLALVRLDAAAAAESAAALMAGPLEPESVRELIGRFTARRDGASVLAEALTRKHPERENAGRALAVLAASGRRDEALALALSGGALPGDVGGRVGSETTWLGEVRTLGDARRGKTIFEREALGCVACHSVGGGSGKVGPDLGALGTSQTLEAIWTAIVDPQREVKEGFVAHEIETRDGEIHQGYLAGETEREVTLFDPASQRAMRIERERIVLLRGLGSLMPEGLVDELSREEARDLMAYLGGLGRRE
- a CDS encoding RidA family protein, translated to MDPEARLLELRLELPPAPRPVAVYKPLVLVGNLAYVSGHGPLQPDRSLITGVVGRDLTLEEGAAAARQVGLAILATLRDQLGSLNRVRRVIKLLGMVSSAPDFYDHPSVINGCSALFAEIWGPESGIGSRSAVGLGPLPGNIAVEIEGVFELT